Proteins from a genomic interval of Indicator indicator isolate 239-I01 chromosome 1, UM_Iind_1.1, whole genome shotgun sequence:
- the TSC22D1 gene encoding TSC22 domain family protein 1 isoform X1 has translation MHQPDSAADISARKMAHPAMFPRRGSSSSSSSCVTAPTAPGTGVGSTALSAEDYQPPLLVQPPPASPAASSSAGPQSTPPPPQSLNLLSQSQLQPQPLVQTGAQMKKKSGFQITSVTPAQISASMSSNNSIAEDTESYDDLDESHTEDLSSSEILDVSLSRATDLGEPERSSSEETLNNFQEAETPGAVSPNQPHLPQQHAPLPHHPQQSVVINGSVHPHHVHHHHHLHHHHHGHHHPSHPGMGSAPVSGGPPPSPSFRKLSTTGSSDNVISTAPVSAASSSGSSASVVSNIRTTSTPGNLGISPATGTSTLNNMGGGSSSVAGSVLGTINLSNITSTGSVNALSGTSSNVNVNILSGVGNGTSASSSVINNVTNPTAGMAVGSSQQQPASGTSRFRVVKLDSSSEPFKKGRWTCTEFYDKENTVAASEGVAVNKAVETIKQNPLELTSERESTSGSSVSSNVSTLSHYTESVGSGEMGAPTVVQQQAFQGVGPQQMDFSSAAPPAIPASSIPQSVSQSQLAQVQLHSQDVNYPQQKPGVQPPAQASLTTVTGVQPAPVNILGVSSSLGHQQPAIQSMAQQQLPYSQPAQPVQTLPVVQPQQLQYGQQQQQTVPTQMAASHVKPVNQNSVTGAIPDYIQHQQILQTPAPAMQPSSAGVGAGQPVPVAQAQSIQPSVQAHPAAAPTQPVAHAPAAIPGVGTSGQMLSVGQQGSVAAVVQPPCAANQIPPPVMPSTAAPPSSQVVQPVQTGIMQQGLQASTSGLPQQMVIAQQNTLLPVQPQAQGVESVVQGMTGQQLPAVSPIPSANTVPAPSQTGSAVPLGIPSASIGLGQPQNIAQASSAQNGNLSQSASQPPLISASIGMPVAQSVPQQIPLSSTQFPAQSLAQSIVSQIEDGRRPTEPSLVGLPQTASGDSGVGTSAVSDGGSSNMPSSASLFPLKVLPLTTPLVDGEDESSSGASVVAIDNKIEQAMDLVKSHLMYAVREEVEVLKEQIKELIEKNSQLEQENTLLKTLASPEQLAQFQAQLQTGSPPSSSQSQGTTQQPAQPASQGSGPSA, from the coding sequence ATGCACCAGCCTGACTCAGCCGCAGACATTAGTGCTAGGAAGATGGCGCACCCGGCAATGTTTCCTAGAaggggcagcagcagtagcagcagcagctgcgtTACTGCTCCCACTGCACCAGGTACCGGTGTTGGGAGCACTGCCCTCTCCGCCGAGGATTATCAGCCGCCGTTGTTGGTCCAGCCACCGCCTGCATCTCCCGCAGCATCTTCTTCAGCGGGTCCACAGTCAACACCCCCTCCTCCACAAAGCCTGAACCTCCTCTCGCAGTCTCAgctccagccacagcctcttgtACAGACTGGAGctcaaatgaaaaagaaaagtggcTTCCAAATAACCAGTGTGACCCCTGCTCAAATATCAGCTAGTATGAGCTCTAATAACAGCATAGCTGAGGATACAGAAAGCtatgatgatctggatgagtcCCACACTGAAGACCTGTCATCTTCAGAAATCTTGGATGTTTCTTTATCCAGAGCCACTGACTTGGGAGAACCCGAGAGGAGCTCCTCTGAAGAGACTTTAAATAacttccaagaggcagagactCCTGGGGCTGTTTCTCCAAACCAGCCTCACCTTCCTCAGCAGCATGCTCCTTTGCCTCATCACCCACAGCAGAGTGTTGTGATCAATGGAAGTGTTCACCCCCATCATgttcatcaccaccaccatcttcatcaccaccatcatggaCACCATCATCCATCCCATCCTGGGATGGGCAGTGCCCCAGTTTCTGGAGGACCACCACCCAGCCCATCATTTAGAAAACTATCAACAACTGGAAGCTCTGACAATGTAATATCAACTGCACCAGTTTCTGCTGCATCATCCAGTGGTTCCTCGGCATCTGTTGTGTCTAATATCCGCACTACAAGTACTCCTGGCAATTTAGGTATAAGTCCTGCTACCGGAACTAGTACCTTAAATAATATGGGTGGTGGTAGTTCTAGTGTGGCAGGCAGTGTGCTTGGTACTATAAATTTAAGCAACATCACAAGTACTGGTAGTGTAAATGCTTTGTCTGGAACTAGCAGCAATGTTAATGTGAATATCTTGAGTGGTGTTGGCAATGGTACGAGTGCTTCCTCTAGTGTCATTAACAATGTTACTAATCCAACTGCAGGAATGGCAGTAGGatcaagccagcagcagcctgcctctGGCACATCAAGGTTTAGGGTTGTAAAATTAGATTCTAGTTCTGAACCCTTCAAAAAAGGTAGATGGACTTGCACTGAATTCTATGATAAAGAAAACACTGTTGCAGCTTCAGAAGGAGTAGCAGTAAACAAAGCAGTAGAGACGATAAAACAAAACCCGCTTGAATTGACTTCTGAAAGGGAGAGCACCAGTGGGAGTTCTGTTAGCAGCAATGTAAGCACACTGAGTCACTATACAGAAAGTGTGGGAAGTGGAGAAATGGGAGCACCTACTGTGGTACAGCAGCAGGCGTTTCAAGGTGTGGGTCCACAGCAGATGGATTTTAGCAGCGCTGCTCCTCCGGCAATTCCAGCATCTAGTATACCACAGAGTGTTTCTCAATCACAGCTTGCACAAGTCCAGCTGCATTCTCAAGATGTAAACTATCCACAGCAGAAGCCAGGGGTCCAACCTCCTGCACAGGCCAGTCTAACCACTGTTACTGGGGTTCAGCCAGCCCCAGTTAATATACTAGGTGTATCCTCATCTCTGGGCCACCAGCAACCTGCCATTCAAAGTATGGCTCAACAGCAGCTACCATATTCTCAGCCAGCTCAGCCTGTGCAGACATTGCCAGTTGTACAGCCCCAGCAGTTGCAGTATggacaacagcagcaacagacGGTTCCTACGCAGATGGCCGCAAGTCACGTTAAGCCGGTGAACCAAAACTCTGTTACGGGGGCTATACCAGACTACATTCAACATCAGCAGATCCTTCAGACTCCAGCTCCTGCCATGCAGCCTAGTTCTGCAGGAGTGGGAGCAGGGCAACCAGTTCCTGTTGCCCAGGCACAGAGCATACAGCCTTCAGTACAagcacatccagctgctgccccaaCTCAGCCTGTtgcacatgctccagcagcaaTACCGGGTGTAGGTACCAGTGGTCAAATGCTGAGTGTTGGGCAGCAAGGAAGTGTAGCTGCTGTGGTGCAACCACCATGTGCTGCAAACCAGATTCCACCTCCAGTTATGCCGTCAACGGCTGCTCCTCCATCTTCACAAGTAGTGCAGCCTGTGCAGACAGGAATAATGCAGCAGGGATTACAGGCCAGCACTTCAGGCCTTCCTCAGCAAATGGTCATTGCTCAGCAAAACACCTTGTTACCTGTACAGCCGCAGGCACAAGGAGTGGAATCTGTAGTTCAAGGGATGactggccagcagctgcctgcggTTAGCCCTATACCTTCTGCTAATACTGTTCCTGCACCAAGTCAAACTGGTTCAGCTGTGCCTCTTGGCATACCTTCTGCTTCTATAGGTTTGGGACAGCCACAGAATATAGCACAAGCTTCATCTGCGCAGAATGGGAATTTGTCTCAAAGTGCTAGTCAGCCTCCCTTGATATCAGCAAGCATAGGTATGCCAGTGGCACAGAGTGTGCCACAGCAGATACCGCTAAGCTCTACTCAGTTCCCCGCACAATCACTAGCTCAGTCAATTGTAAGCCAAATTGAAGATGGCAGACGCCCTACAGAACCTTCTTTAGTGGGTTTACCTCAAACTGCCAGTGGCGACAGTGGTGTTGGAACATCAGCTGTTTCAGATGGTGGTAGCAGCAACATGCCATCCTCTGCTTCACTCTTTCCACTGAAGGTGCTGCCATTGACAACGCCTCTCGTAGATGGTGAGGATGAGAG